The following are encoded together in the Pleurocapsa sp. FMAR1 genome:
- the fni gene encoding type 2 isopentenyl-diphosphate Delta-isomerase, protein MTNTQTRKADHLRICLEDDVQFRNLTNGLDKYRFEHSCLPEINLSEVDLNIKFLDKTLNAPILISSMTGGTEQAKMINSRLAVAAQKHGLAMGVGSQRIAVENPDVAHTFDVRSLAPDAILFANLGAVQLNYTYGIEQCLRVVDILKADALILHLNPLQECIQPNGDTKFKGLLAKIKQLCQQINVPVIAKEVGNGISATMTTKLIEAGVNVIDVAGAGGTSWAKVESERAETNLQRRLGKTFADWGISTADCIVQIRQQYPDLPLIASGGLRDGMEVAKAIALGADLAGLAFPFLQAASESESAIDELIELLIAEIKTVMFCTGNVNLSQLKRSSSLLKVK, encoded by the coding sequence ATGACCAATACGCAAACTAGGAAAGCCGATCATCTGCGTATTTGTCTGGAGGACGACGTTCAGTTTCGTAATTTAACTAATGGATTAGATAAATATCGTTTTGAACACTCCTGTTTACCTGAAATCAACCTAAGTGAAGTTGATTTAAATATAAAGTTTCTTGATAAAACTTTAAATGCACCCATACTAATTTCTTCCATGACGGGAGGAACAGAACAAGCAAAAATGATTAACTCTCGTTTAGCTGTAGCAGCCCAAAAGCACGGTTTGGCGATGGGGGTAGGTTCACAACGGATTGCAGTAGAAAATCCTGATGTAGCGCATACTTTCGACGTGCGATCGCTTGCTCCTGATGCTATATTGTTCGCTAATCTGGGGGCGGTACAGCTCAACTATACCTATGGCATTGAGCAGTGTTTAAGAGTTGTAGATATTTTAAAAGCCGATGCTTTAATTTTGCATCTTAACCCTTTACAAGAATGTATCCAACCCAACGGCGATACAAAATTCAAAGGTTTGTTAGCTAAAATCAAACAGCTATGTCAGCAAATAAATGTACCTGTAATTGCTAAAGAAGTCGGCAACGGTATATCTGCAACCATGACAACTAAGCTAATCGAAGCAGGGGTAAATGTCATTGATGTAGCAGGTGCAGGAGGAACATCCTGGGCAAAAGTAGAAAGCGAAAGGGCAGAAACCAATTTACAGCGTAGATTAGGCAAAACTTTTGCAGATTGGGGAATTTCTACAGCCGATTGTATTGTCCAAATTCGCCAACAATATCCAGACTTACCTTTAATTGCATCTGGAGGCTTACGGGATGGTATGGAAGTGGCAAAAGCGATCGCCCTAGGTGCAGATTTAGCAGGATTGGCTTTTCCTTTTCTTCAGGCTGCATCAGAATCAGAATCAGCCATAGACGAGTTGATTGAGTTACTAATAGCCGAAATTAAAACAGTTATGTTTTGTACGGGAAATGTTAATTTATCCCAGTTAAAGCGATCGTCTTCTTTGCTCAAGGTTAAGTAA